The following are encoded in a window of Pelecanus crispus isolate bPelCri1 chromosome 6, bPelCri1.pri, whole genome shotgun sequence genomic DNA:
- the SAAL1 gene encoding protein SAAL1 isoform X1, whose amino-acid sequence MDRNPSPPSSEAEEEEGDAVGNTVYSKHWLFSILTRLIEVISPEKTEPTVSPEGIQTELDEEMENDICKVWDMSMDEDVALFLQEFNAPDIFMGVFAKSKCPRLTEICVGILGNMACFQDICMSISKDENLGQVLLQRLCDSDSPTLLETSRLLLTCLSQPEVANVWVERIRENPSVYDCVCFIMSSSTNVELLVKVGEVVDKLFDLDEELMLNWIKNGTCRSVGPSVDDSPEELPDFKIVPCILEAAKQVRSDNPEGLDVYMHILQLLTTVDEGIQAIVQAPDGGKETWSLLYDLVCHELCQPDDPPIIVQEQKTVLASILSVLSAVFASQTEQEYTKMRKNMPLIGSLIRILQYMEDCGKRSVDNSKESEQQETGKADLNDEDFHLKILKDICCELLSNMLQELTKENTLEGLHQGHLNEQTCSCAFQNLLPLYFASVESFLEVLREADQTLADNLEKRFPSLKLHA is encoded by the exons ATGGACCGTAACCCCTCGCCGCCGTCCAGcgaggcggaggaggaggagggcgacgCGGTGGGGAACACGGTGTACAGCAAGCACTGGCTGTTCAGCATCCTCACCCGCCTCATCGAG GTCATCAGCCCCGAGAAAACGGAGCCCACCGTGAGCCCCGAGGGAATCCAGACAGAACTGGACGAAGAGATGGAGAATGACATTTGCAAAGTGTGGGACATGTCGATGGATGAG GATGTCGCTTTATTTCTTCAGGAGTTCAATGCCCCTGACATATTCATGGGAGTTTTTGCCAAGTCAAAATGCCCTCGCCTTACT GAAATCTGTGTGGGAATATTAGGAAATATGGCCTGTTTCCAAGACATATGCATGTCCATTAGTAAAGATGAGAATCTTGG TCAAGTGTTACTGCAACGTTTGTGTGATTCAGACTCTCCAACTCTTCTGGAAACAAGCAG GCTGTTGTTAACTTGCCTCTCCCAGCCTGAGGTGGCCAATGTCTGGGTTGAGAGAATCCGAGAAAACCCTTCTGTGTATGACTGTGTTTGCTTTATCATGTCAAGCTCTACAAATG TTGAATTGCTGGTAAAAGTAGGTGAAGTTGTGGACAAACTCTTTGATCTAGATGAAGAGCTAATGTTAAACTGGATTAAAAATGGCACTTGTCGGTCTGTGGGACCGTCTGTAGATGATTCCCCTGAAGAACTTCCGGATTTTAAGATTGTGCCTTGTATACTTGAAGCAGCCAAACAAGTCCG ATCAGATAATCCAGAAGGACTTGATGTTTATATGCATATTTTGCAGCTCCTGACCACGGTGGATGAGGGTATTCAGGCTATTG tGCAGGCTCCTGATGGGGGAAAAGAGACTTGGAGTTTGCTTTATGACCTCGTTTGCCATGAACTTTGCCAGCCAGATGATCCACCGATCATTGTGCAGGAGCAGAAGACTGTATTGGCCTCTATTTTGTCCGTGCTGTCTGCTGTGTTTGCTTCACAGACAGAACAAGAATACACCAAGATGAGGAAAA ATATGCCTCTGATTGGGAGCTTGATTCGTATCTTACAATACATGGAGGACTGTGGGAAGAGATCTGTTGATAACTCAAAGGAGTCCGAACAACAAGAGACTGGAAAGGCTGATCTAAATGATGAAGATTTCCATCTAAAAATTTTGAAGGATATTTGCTGTGAATTACTTTCCAATATGCTTCAAGAACTGACCAAG gaaaatacATTAGAAGGACTACACCAGGGACATTTAAATGAACAGACATGTTCCTGTGCATTTCAGAACCTCTTACCTCTGTATTTCGCATCG GTGGAGAGCTTCCTTGAAGTTCTGCGTGAGGCTGATCAGACACTTGCTGACAATCTAGAAAAACGTTTCCCAAGCCTGAAGCTTCATGCCTAA
- the SAAL1 gene encoding protein SAAL1 isoform X2, producing the protein MDRNPSPPSSEAEEEEGDAVGNTVYSKHWLFSILTRLIEVISPEKTEPTVSPEGIQTELDEEMENDICKVWDMSMDEDVALFLQEFNAPDIFMGVFAKSKCPRLTEICVGILGNMACFQDICMSISKDENLGQVLLQRLCDSDSPTLLETSRLLLTCLSQPEVANVWVERIRENPSVYDCVCFIMSSSTNVELLVKVGEVVDKLFDLDEELMLNWIKNGTCRSVGPSVDDSPEELPDFKIVPCILEAAKQVRSDNPEGLDVYMHILQLLTTVDEGIQAIVQAPDGGKETWSLLYDLVCHELCQPDDPPIIVQEQKTVLASILSVLSAVFASQTEQEYTKMRKIDMPLIGSLIRILQYMEDCGKRSVDNSKESEQQETGKADLNDEDFHLKILKDICCELLSNMLQELTKENTLEGLHQGHLNEQTCSCAFQNLLPLYFASVESFLEVLREADQTLADNLEKRFPSLKLHA; encoded by the exons ATGGACCGTAACCCCTCGCCGCCGTCCAGcgaggcggaggaggaggagggcgacgCGGTGGGGAACACGGTGTACAGCAAGCACTGGCTGTTCAGCATCCTCACCCGCCTCATCGAG GTCATCAGCCCCGAGAAAACGGAGCCCACCGTGAGCCCCGAGGGAATCCAGACAGAACTGGACGAAGAGATGGAGAATGACATTTGCAAAGTGTGGGACATGTCGATGGATGAG GATGTCGCTTTATTTCTTCAGGAGTTCAATGCCCCTGACATATTCATGGGAGTTTTTGCCAAGTCAAAATGCCCTCGCCTTACT GAAATCTGTGTGGGAATATTAGGAAATATGGCCTGTTTCCAAGACATATGCATGTCCATTAGTAAAGATGAGAATCTTGG TCAAGTGTTACTGCAACGTTTGTGTGATTCAGACTCTCCAACTCTTCTGGAAACAAGCAG GCTGTTGTTAACTTGCCTCTCCCAGCCTGAGGTGGCCAATGTCTGGGTTGAGAGAATCCGAGAAAACCCTTCTGTGTATGACTGTGTTTGCTTTATCATGTCAAGCTCTACAAATG TTGAATTGCTGGTAAAAGTAGGTGAAGTTGTGGACAAACTCTTTGATCTAGATGAAGAGCTAATGTTAAACTGGATTAAAAATGGCACTTGTCGGTCTGTGGGACCGTCTGTAGATGATTCCCCTGAAGAACTTCCGGATTTTAAGATTGTGCCTTGTATACTTGAAGCAGCCAAACAAGTCCG ATCAGATAATCCAGAAGGACTTGATGTTTATATGCATATTTTGCAGCTCCTGACCACGGTGGATGAGGGTATTCAGGCTATTG tGCAGGCTCCTGATGGGGGAAAAGAGACTTGGAGTTTGCTTTATGACCTCGTTTGCCATGAACTTTGCCAGCCAGATGATCCACCGATCATTGTGCAGGAGCAGAAGACTGTATTGGCCTCTATTTTGTCCGTGCTGTCTGCTGTGTTTGCTTCACAGACAGAACAAGAATACACCAAGATGAGGAAAA TAGATATGCCTCTGATTGGGAGCTTGATTCGTATCTTACAATACATGGAGGACTGTGGGAAGAGATCTGTTGATAACTCAAAGGAGTCCGAACAACAAGAGACTGGAAAGGCTGATCTAAATGATGAAGATTTCCATCTAAAAATTTTGAAGGATATTTGCTGTGAATTACTTTCCAATATGCTTCAAGAACTGACCAAG gaaaatacATTAGAAGGACTACACCAGGGACATTTAAATGAACAGACATGTTCCTGTGCATTTCAGAACCTCTTACCTCTGTATTTCGCATCG GTGGAGAGCTTCCTTGAAGTTCTGCGTGAGGCTGATCAGACACTTGCTGACAATCTAGAAAAACGTTTCCCAAGCCTGAAGCTTCATGCCTAA
- the SAAL1 gene encoding protein SAAL1 isoform X3: MDRNPSPPSSEAEEEEGDAVGNTVYSKHWLFSILTRLIEVISPEKTEPTVSPEGIQTELDEEMENDICKVWDMSMDEDVALFLQEFNAPDIFMGVFAKSKCPRLTEICVGILGNMACFQDICMSISKDENLGLLLTCLSQPEVANVWVERIRENPSVYDCVCFIMSSSTNVELLVKVGEVVDKLFDLDEELMLNWIKNGTCRSVGPSVDDSPEELPDFKIVPCILEAAKQVRSDNPEGLDVYMHILQLLTTVDEGIQAIVQAPDGGKETWSLLYDLVCHELCQPDDPPIIVQEQKTVLASILSVLSAVFASQTEQEYTKMRKNMPLIGSLIRILQYMEDCGKRSVDNSKESEQQETGKADLNDEDFHLKILKDICCELLSNMLQELTKENTLEGLHQGHLNEQTCSCAFQNLLPLYFASVESFLEVLREADQTLADNLEKRFPSLKLHA; the protein is encoded by the exons ATGGACCGTAACCCCTCGCCGCCGTCCAGcgaggcggaggaggaggagggcgacgCGGTGGGGAACACGGTGTACAGCAAGCACTGGCTGTTCAGCATCCTCACCCGCCTCATCGAG GTCATCAGCCCCGAGAAAACGGAGCCCACCGTGAGCCCCGAGGGAATCCAGACAGAACTGGACGAAGAGATGGAGAATGACATTTGCAAAGTGTGGGACATGTCGATGGATGAG GATGTCGCTTTATTTCTTCAGGAGTTCAATGCCCCTGACATATTCATGGGAGTTTTTGCCAAGTCAAAATGCCCTCGCCTTACT GAAATCTGTGTGGGAATATTAGGAAATATGGCCTGTTTCCAAGACATATGCATGTCCATTAGTAAAGATGAGAATCTTGG GCTGTTGTTAACTTGCCTCTCCCAGCCTGAGGTGGCCAATGTCTGGGTTGAGAGAATCCGAGAAAACCCTTCTGTGTATGACTGTGTTTGCTTTATCATGTCAAGCTCTACAAATG TTGAATTGCTGGTAAAAGTAGGTGAAGTTGTGGACAAACTCTTTGATCTAGATGAAGAGCTAATGTTAAACTGGATTAAAAATGGCACTTGTCGGTCTGTGGGACCGTCTGTAGATGATTCCCCTGAAGAACTTCCGGATTTTAAGATTGTGCCTTGTATACTTGAAGCAGCCAAACAAGTCCG ATCAGATAATCCAGAAGGACTTGATGTTTATATGCATATTTTGCAGCTCCTGACCACGGTGGATGAGGGTATTCAGGCTATTG tGCAGGCTCCTGATGGGGGAAAAGAGACTTGGAGTTTGCTTTATGACCTCGTTTGCCATGAACTTTGCCAGCCAGATGATCCACCGATCATTGTGCAGGAGCAGAAGACTGTATTGGCCTCTATTTTGTCCGTGCTGTCTGCTGTGTTTGCTTCACAGACAGAACAAGAATACACCAAGATGAGGAAAA ATATGCCTCTGATTGGGAGCTTGATTCGTATCTTACAATACATGGAGGACTGTGGGAAGAGATCTGTTGATAACTCAAAGGAGTCCGAACAACAAGAGACTGGAAAGGCTGATCTAAATGATGAAGATTTCCATCTAAAAATTTTGAAGGATATTTGCTGTGAATTACTTTCCAATATGCTTCAAGAACTGACCAAG gaaaatacATTAGAAGGACTACACCAGGGACATTTAAATGAACAGACATGTTCCTGTGCATTTCAGAACCTCTTACCTCTGTATTTCGCATCG GTGGAGAGCTTCCTTGAAGTTCTGCGTGAGGCTGATCAGACACTTGCTGACAATCTAGAAAAACGTTTCCCAAGCCTGAAGCTTCATGCCTAA